From the Xylanibacillus composti genome, the window TGCGCAGAATCGATGAGTTGCACACCGATCACCCTACGTGGGGCTATCGGACAATCACCAAGGTTATTCGTCGGGATGACAAAATCCAGGTCAATCGCAAGAAGATCCAGAGGCTGATGCGTGAGATGGGCGTGTACACCATCTATCCCAAGCCC encodes:
- a CDS encoding IS3 family transposase, whose translation is MTISRQADLLSLNRSSVYRHPPKEKLISEEDLFIMRRIDELHTDHPTWGYRTITKVIRRDDKIQVNRKKIQRLMREMGVYTIYPKP